The Mycolicibacterium duvalii DNA window TGATCTTCGAGGACTGCCGGGTGCCCGAGTCGGCGATCCTGGGCGGCGAACCGGGTCGGGGCTTCGCCCAGATGATGAAGGGCCTCGAGACCGGCCGCATCCAGGTCGCGTCGCGCGCACTCGGGGTGGCCACCGCCGCCCTCGACGATGCGCTGCGCTACGCGCAGGAGCGGGAAAGCTTCGGCCAACCGATCTGGAAGCATCAGGCGGTCGGGCACTACCTGGCCGACATGGCCACCAAACTGACCGCAGCGCGCCAGCTCACGCTCTACGCGGCGGATCGCTACGACAGCGGACAGCGGGCCGACATGGAGGCCGGCATGGCCAAGCTGTTCGCCTCCGAGGTCGCGATGGAGATCGCGCTGAACGCCGTGCGCATCCACGGCGGCTACGGCTACTCCACCGAGTACGACGTCGAGCGCTATTTCCGCGACGCGCCGCTGATGATCGTCGGCGAGGGCACCAACGAGATCCAGCGCAACGTCATCGCCGCCCAACTCGTCGCCAGGGGCGGCATCTGATGAAGCCCGAGCCCGCATACCAGGTGCTGCGGGACCGGCTTCGCGACCAGATCACCCGCGGCCGCTACGCCGACGGCGCGCGGCTGCCCACCGAGTCCGAACTCGTGGCGCGCCACGGGATTTCGCGTCAGACCGTACGGCGCGCGTTCCAGGACCTGGTCGCCGAGGGTTTCGTCTACCGGATCCCCGGCCGGGGCAGTTACGCCAGCGAGAGGGGTCGGCGCTACCTCCGCCAGCTCGGGTCGGTCGAGGACCTGATGAGCCTGTCCGACGACACCACGATGGACGTGCTCGACGGCCTGCGCCGCCGGGTGGACGTCGACGCCGCCAGTCGGCTGCGACTCGACGACGACGTGGTCTACACGGTCGTCCTGCGCCGGCTGCATGACGGAATCCCGTTCGGCTACACGGTGATCCATCTTCCACCCGCGGTCGGCGTCTCGCTGCTGGGCTGCGCTGGGCTACGCACCGGCGCCACCAGTACGCACACCGTGATCTCGCTGGTCGAACCACATCTCGACACCCCGATCGCCGAAGCCGCGCAGTCGATCACGGTGGCCCGCGCCGATCCGGCCACCGCCGACGCGGTCGACACCACGCCGGGGCACCCGATGCTGCGGGTGGACCGGCTCTACGCCGACGAACGAGGGCGTGCGGTCGAGCTGGCGGTCAGCCATTTCCTGCCCGAGCAGTACACCTACCGCGTCACGTTGCGCCGTTCTAGCTGAGCGATTTCGGCGTGATTGTCGACGCTGAGCGACGATTAGCACG harbors:
- a CDS encoding GntR family transcriptional regulator translates to MKPEPAYQVLRDRLRDQITRGRYADGARLPTESELVARHGISRQTVRRAFQDLVAEGFVYRIPGRGSYASERGRRYLRQLGSVEDLMSLSDDTTMDVLDGLRRRVDVDAASRLRLDDDVVYTVVLRRLHDGIPFGYTVIHLPPAVGVSLLGCAGLRTGATSTHTVISLVEPHLDTPIAEAAQSITVARADPATADAVDTTPGHPMLRVDRLYADERGRAVELAVSHFLPEQYTYRVTLRRSS